DNA sequence from the Acanthochromis polyacanthus isolate Apoly-LR-REF ecotype Palm Island chromosome 5, KAUST_Apoly_ChrSc, whole genome shotgun sequence genome:
TTCacgtcagacagaaaaaaaatgatacatcttgCACTCTCCAAGGAACTGTCAGTGTCCCATGGggaaaattttacattttaagagcCTGTCTTTCTTTCAAGGCTAATTAAGCAAACAGAGGCAAATGAATAACTCTGTGAAGATGTTCTTATGAGCTGTGCCAAGAGTTCAACTCCTTTAAGCTGAAGAAGGCCAAACAAGACACTCAAGCTACACtttcacaaagaagacatcTTCATCAAGTTTCAGTCCAATGCTCACTTCTTACATCCTTTATTAAACGGTCCTCAAATGTGGTATGTTGAGTGATTTATAAGTAGACAATAAAGCACAAATCAACAGAAATGCTGAAAGAAGATGCAAACTGTTGCTATTTCAAAAGTGAAGTAAGTGTGTACATACTTGGATTACATACAAGTGAGTAGCCCATGCATCTCCGTATATACATGAATGCATGAAATCATTGTAACTGCACATTCACAATTATGTACAACAATGAATTGTATGTAGACTGAGCATGTGATgtatacattcactaacttgcTGGTTGTTCAATATTCAGATCCTGGAGTTCACTTTCATGCTGGCCTGTCGGACTGCAAAGCAATCATTGGAGAAGCAGCAGAGCTGGAGTGTAAACTGAGCAGTGAAGAGTGTGAGGGAATCTGGTACAAAGATGGAGAAGAGGTAAGTCCTGGATGTTAATGCTGTCATCGAGCTGATAAAGCTGAATTGGTTTTGGTTATTATCATAGTAATGTACACCTTCACATGTCTtctttatttggtgttttgctgTAATGTACATGTTTTTTCTTATCAGGTGAAATCATCTGAGGGTATCACAATTTCAAAAGAGGGAAGTTTCCACAGGCTGAAAATTCACAAAGTCACTGAGGAATTTGCTGGAACATATAAATTTGAGGCAGATGGGCGGAAGACCGAGGCCACAATTGCTGTTGAAGGTAAAAAcatttatctgaaaaaaaattgtttatttgAAAACAGGGCTTGCATCATTCTTTATAGACTGCCTGTAGGTCGagatgagaattttttttttttttagaaaactgCATATTACTCCTTAGTCTGTGTAATGTACATAACTAAATAACATAACTGTGCTTGGAATATTTGTATCCCTATTTTTTCATGGCTCAATTTAGATCCACCCCGATTTGATACTGAGGAACTGGAAGCATTTAAAACCCCTGTAACTGTGAAAAAAGGACACAAGGCTACTTTCAAATTATCTTATATTGGACGGGAACCATTAAAAGTTCAGTGGTACCTTGAGGGTGAAGAGCTTTCTGATGAATCCACCATCAAGCTCGAGCACTCAGACGGATGTACTAATTTGCTTCTAATGAAGCTGCAGCGCAAAGACAGCGGTGAAGTGAAGATCAAACTCAAAAATGAGTTTGGCACTGTGGAGGCCTTCAGCCAGCTTATTGTACTGGGTATGTATGAGGCAGATTCTGTGAAAACCACAGACTTTTTTCATTCAGtattttgcattcatatagaaaGTAAACAACAAGGCATTTTTGTCAAACGAGAGGTAATATGTGCTGTACTTATTTTCTGCCAGATAAACCCACTCCTCCAATGGGGCCCCTGGAGATTGTTGAAGCGTCCTCCTCTGCAATTGACTTCAAGTGGAGACCCCCAAAAGACAGCGGTGGCTGCAAGATAGGCAACTATATCCTTGAAAGACAACAAGTCGGTCGCAACACCTGGAAGAAAGTAGGGCCAATTGGTCCGGAGGCCAAATACAGGGACCTCGATGTAGACCATGGCAGGCGGTACTGCTACCGCATCAGAGTAGAGACTGAGATGGGCACCAGTGAGCTGATGGAAACAGAGGACATTCAAGCTGGTACAAAAGGTAAGAACAGATTGAAATGACTGATATAGGGTCAGCATTAAATTGACACTTTCTCAGAGTGGCCGATTCatcaaaaaaattgcaaatggATCAACAGATTTGTTTGCAGATGAAGAACGCATATCAGACATATCGACATGAGGTTTGGTCAACGTGATCAGCAAATTATCACTATTAACCAACAGCAAACTGCACTGATAGTACTGTAAACAGCTTAGCCTTTATTTTTAGCTGAGCTGAACCATCAAATATTTAAATCTCTTGCAAGTGTGACATCTTTCACAAATCAAGAAGAAACCTTTTTTCTTGACAGCAATTTAGAGCACATATTTGCAAAAGAAACTCTGTAAACTTATTGCCTCGCTGGCAGCCAAACTAATATTCTGTAAACTAGCATGTTtgtagaacttttttttttttcatttttgtatacTCAATTTTTTGAGTGAAACAAGGTACAATTGTGAGAGGAGAAAGTTATTTTGGTAGCAATCATCATCATAATGCCTGTAGTCTTGTCTCTTTCCTAAAGGATACTGGATTTCTGTGTCACTTTCTGGAGTGACCGGAATGTTTTTACACAAGCATACATTTATCATATAGTGAAGTTATGGTAGTGATGCAGTTTTTAACTGTGACTGTGAGATAACCAGAAATTGTGATCAATTCCTCAGCAGTACACAAAACTCTAGATACAGACTCAAACAAATTATCTCTTCTTTTCTGAACGCAAGCATACCCTGGACCCCCATCTGCACCAAAGGTTGTCACTGCCTTTAAGGACTGCATCAACCTGACCTGGAGTCCTCCTTCTGACACTGGAGGAACCAATATTCTGGGATACAACCTTGAGAAACGCAAGAAGGGCAGCAACCTGTGGGGCCAAGTCAACCCACTCGAAGAAATGATCAAAGGTTACTCAGTTAATCACCTATCATATCTGTTTGTTCATATGATCACAGCTTAACACTTGGAGGTGGTGGTCTAATGATTTACTGATGGAACATTCCCTTCATAGGTAAAGGATGTGCTGTAAAAGATGTGGTGGAGGGCATGGAGTATGAATTCCGCGTGTCAGCAATCAATAACTCTGGAGCCGGTGAATTCAGCACACCATCTGAGTTTGTGTTTGCCAGAGACCCTAAAAGTGGGTGGACATTTACAAATGCCATCTTTAAGACTGTATGAAGCATAAAATATATACATGACTGACTTTGATCTATGTTGCAGAGCCTCCTGGTAAAGTCATTGACTTTAAAGTGACAGATTCCTCCTACACAACCCTCTCTCTGTCTTGGACCAAACCCAAGGACATTGAGGGGGTTGAAGATGAAGCCAAGGGATATTATGTGGAAATCAGGCCTGCAGAGAACACAGAATGGGATCGCTGCAACTCTAATGCAATAACCATGACTACCTATACTGTGAAAGGCATGAAGTCAATGGGCATGTACTGGGTGAGAGTCGTTGCTACAAatgatggaggagaaggagagccACAGGAGCTGGATAATTACATCCTCGCTATGCCCCCTCCTGGTGAGAAAAATCCCTTCAGTTACTCATGTCATACAGTTACAGCATTCAATATTGTAATTAAAGGGACTCTAATAATGCAATACACATTTAAAGTATGAGTGCATAATTAATACTGAGTTCACTTATGATTAATTCTTGGTTTATTATTACAAAGTGTCATATGACTCAAGTTAAGAACGGAATAATTTCTAGATATTAGGTTTTTGaatcatccaaaaaaaataaaaacaacacaagcataGAAACCTTCGTCAAGTTCAGTATTCTGGTACTATTTGGTTTAATTATGGCTGCGGAGGCACATtaagataaataataaattaaaacaaagatcTGCTTAACTATAATAAATAGTACTTCAGCTGAAgatgtgttttgtatttttggagTGCAACCATGTGATTTGTCTGGTTTGTAATGTCTTGTTCttcctcaaaaaaacaaaaacaaaaaaacaactgttgtCAAAATGAATGACATATGACCAGCTTTCACCCTGCTGTTTATGTAGTGAGGCCACGATTCACTGATGCCAAAATCAAGAGTTTCATGGTGGTGAGAGCAGGAAATTCTGCAAGATTCAATATTAACTTTGAGgtaatgtaatatatatatatatatatttatttattaggggtgtaacgaaatggtcaactcaTGAAACGAGATGAAAAACGAAACTGGGCTTGTGACCGAGTGGGAGTGAATAAAGAATGACCGAATCAATAATATTGCAAGGGTTTTGTTCTAGGTTCTTTACTGATCGGGTTGGAGCACCTTATCAGTGACGGTAATAACAGAGGGCAAGAAAACCAGATGCCGGTGccaaacaatcatttaattacAAGAATAAATTCTTCATATGCCAATACAGTGCAGACTTCTACGATACGTTACCCAACTAACAGCCGGCAAGGTGGAAGTCCAATAAAACCTATAGTCTCTGTGTTAAAATCCGCGGTTAAAATCCAGGGGACGTGGGGTACGGAGCACACGATTCAGCAGTCACGGGATCCAGCCACCTTCTTCCTAAGCCTGGGCTCGTGTCTGGGGAAATCACCTGCAAGACACAGACCCACTGCCAGTACGGAAGTCTTTCACTGCCCACTTTCCCACGAAGATGTACACCCACCAGAACATTACTGGAAAGCCCCAAAGGgatactacaattctacaatttcatttagcagacgcttttgtccaaagcgacgtacaacacaagcaagaattcaaacataaggaaaaacctgtagtaagtacaaaaagtgcttcaagtgcgattggtcaaaggtgttccCATCAAGTTGCCGAAGAActgccaacccccccccccccccccccccctttttttctaactttgtcagcactaaataagtgctgggttttggaccacctgacttattctacccctaaggtggagtcagattaagtgccaaggtgttctctaaacaactgagtcttcaattgtcttttaaaagtagaaagggactcagcagaacacaCAGAGTTTGGTcatttgttccaccatttggaaacaacagaggagaagagtctggctagagatatcgagccgcgctgggctggaagcaccaggcgtctctcacatgcagagcgaagtgggcgtgaaggggagtagacctggatcagggaatccaggtaggctggggctgttcttgtaaatgttttgtactcACGCCAAGCAGAGCTAACCGCCCTGCCGCTGCGAGTGTGTCGCGTTGTAACGTTCTGGGTCTCTCTCCGACTTCGTCTCGGTGTTACCCTCTGCCTCCGTTTTCAGACTCGTACTCCCTCCGCTTGCCCACCCTTTCCAGCTCTCCCTCCGAACacactctcctgttgtcctccaCAGTCTCGTATATAGCTCTCTCCTGCCAGCCCCGAAGCCTCTGTCCCCGTCGCCCATTGGCTCCTGTAGGGAAGAAGGGAGAACCTGGCAGGTGCAGCCTATTGCCTCATCAGAGGCATTCACTGGCAGTGGGACAGCCAAAAATCAAAGACAAAACCCAAAACACCAATAATCAGAAACATGCAATACAACTGAAAACACCAATAATtcaaaccacagaaacatgcacgCATGCaacacatacaaaaataaatctctaAACAAACAATAGAACCAGTCCCCACTGCCCTGTGACAGGGCTCACGATACGAAATCCTCACGATatgaaaaaagattaaagaaaatccccaacagtaggatGTTATGCCAAAATCaaattttctatattttcttccttatgcaaacatacaaaaaataatgctgcatcagtacaaaataaatgctctttgataaaaaaaactaagttgtagtttttttccccatatttaGACTACAgttcaaatacaaacataaatgtcaataaaaaaagttctttgttgtaataatcaggataactacattcttgaatgaaaaggaaaacaaatagtcctaggagctgcagtctagacctataaatgtctgaactgtgaactagtTGTACTTGCCGCAGTATACAGCGAACTGTAGCAGCATATTTTGTGGTGCAAAATTTCGTGGCACGAAATTTCATTACACCCctaatacatatatatatatatacatatatatacagagagagagaaagagcatgTATAGTGatttcattttatcttcttGCAAGtcttataaaaatatatttttacattctttGTAGGCTTCCCCTTGGCCAGAGGTAATCTGGCTGAAAGATGGAGTGCCAGTGTCTAAAAAAGTGACCATCAGCAATGCAGAGGGCACATCTCAGCTTCTGATTCCTTCTGCTGAGCGCACAGATACTGGAATCTACACTATCATTGTCAAAAATATTGTTGGCCAAGAAACAATCAGTATTGAAATTAGAGTCACAGGTGAGTTTGCTGTAATGTTGCACCATTGTGCCGTGTAAATACCTGACTTCTGTTCCATATACTGcagctaaaaagaaaacaaaacttgtaTTTGACCACCAGATGAGCCTAAACCACCAGGTCCTGTGGAACTTGATGAAAACGTACCTGGCACAGTGACCGTTTCATGGACTGCATCCCCTGATGAGAAGCGTGATGACAGGCTGCACTACATGGTGATGAAGCGTGATTCCAACAAAAGAACATGGAACACAGTTGCAGACCGAATCTTCAACAATAAATTCACAGCCTGCAACATAATGCCAGGGAGAGAATACCAGTTTAGAGTCTATGCAAAGAACGACATGGGCTCCTCAAAACCCTCCGAGTCACCAAAATGGCTAATTTCTACCAAAAAAGGTGTGTAAAATGGGTCCAAGTAGACCAATATCTGTAAttgataaaacacattttttcacaaaaatgcaACCTAAAACAAATAAAGTACTTTCATGTTAACTCTATAACAGCTTTTCAAAGCACCAATGATGTTATGAGACCAGACATACACTGTGCTGTAGGTGTACTGTGCCAATTACAGTAATGTTTCTAAGCTTACATATGATTCTAATTTTGTATGCAGACAATGTTTATACCTACATAAACATCTAGTAAAGTGTATCAAGAAGTAGAGCATACACCCCTTGTCAAAAGCtaaggacactttctcattcaaataaattagaaaatgtcctaaaacttttgacagggggtgtaggtAGTGCAACAATGCAGGTTGGTATTTTGGGGGAAATAAAACAATCTCTTAAGCGTCACCAGCAGTCAAATACAACCCTCACTTGTGCCCTCCTGTATTCCTTTCATGCATGTCCACATTTCTTTGTTGCTTATGTGAAGAGATAACAATACTCAGTTAATTTGGCATGTTTTTTGTATGTCAGCACTGTTTctattttgctttgctttgattaTGAGGAACTGCAGTACATCAACTgcttaaaaattaaatgaataatctagctggaaatggccgatttttaatggaatatctacatagaggtacagaggcttatttccagcaaccatgactcctgtgttctaatgctacattgtgttagctaatcatgctgaaaggctaattgatgattagaaaacccttgtgcaattatgtcagcacatgaataaaagtgtgagttttcatggaagacatgaaattgcctgtgtcccccaaacttttgaacagtagtgtaaataggaccaaaatgtaatgtaaatttccaattGCTGTTTTATAACATCATCATTATGCCTATCTCCTGTCCCATGAACAGAATTCTAATCTATCTGATGTACATCTCCTTTCTTCCAGAAAAGTTCAAAGTGACCATGCCAGAATCGAAGCCCTGTAATCTACAGTCTCCTCCCAAATTCCTTGTCCCTCTGAAAATGCATACCGCTCCTCAGGGCTATGAATGCTATATGAGCTGTGCTGTGAAAGGGGATCCAACACCTTCGATGACATGGCTCCGAAACAATATCAGCCTGAACACCAACACTAATTACTTTATCTCCAACACATGTGGAGTCTGCTCTCTGCTCATACTGAGAGTTGGTCCTAAAGACACCGGCGAGTACAAGATTGTTGCAGAAAACTCAATGGGAAGGGCAGAGTGCTCCACTAAACTGACCGTCAGAGGCAAGTCtttaacacaaaatatttgtaGTTTCAATATGCTTTATTCTATATTTTGCAGGATATATTCATCGTAAGAATGTTCAAATCTTAAACTAACAGcttcctttgtttttctttccagaaTAAGTAAACAAACATACCCAAGATGATGAAATTGCTATAAACCCCTAAACTAAACCAAGATTTTGATCATTTACTGTATCTTTCAGAATGGAAACCCTGTCAGATGGAGattgtgttgttatttattaATGCTGATGAAACCTTCTTTGTAGATTGTTTTGCATTGGATTcacaaattgttcaaaattCAAGTCACAATAATTACTTAGGTCTACAAATGTTGCTGATACACTAACATGTTTGATTTTAATTGTAACATCAACAAATGGAAGCATTCAATATAATAGTGCACACTGTATGGCCATATTATGTTAAATTTGTTAAACTGTTGTTAAATTGCAGTGATTTACTGATTTTCATTGTTGACCTAAAGCTGCAGCAATAATctgcttgtgtttttcagtttattttagatCCAAGATACTTCCACATGTTTAGCAATAGTTTGGTTGCAATTGCTATTTTTCAGTAACTGTAGATGTGTCATCTTCCCCTAaacaaatgtctaaaatgataaaacacactgaaattaAATTTATATGCTACAGATTCTGGTGATA
Encoded proteins:
- the LOC110968496 gene encoding immunoglobulin-like and fibronectin type III domain-containing protein 1; its protein translation is MYTFTNLLVVQYSDPGVHFHAGLSDCKAIIGEAAELECKLSSEECEGIWYKDGEEVKSSEGITISKEGSFHRLKIHKVTEEFAGTYKFEADGRKTEATIAVEDPPRFDTEELEAFKTPVTVKKGHKATFKLSYIGREPLKVQWYLEGEELSDESTIKLEHSDGCTNLLLMKLQRKDSGEVKIKLKNEFGTVEAFSQLIVLDKPTPPMGPLEIVEASSSAIDFKWRPPKDSGGCKIGNYILERQQVGRNTWKKVGPIGPEAKYRDLDVDHGRRYCYRIRVETEMGTSELMETEDIQAGTKAYPGPPSAPKVVTAFKDCINLTWSPPSDTGGTNILGYNLEKRKKGSNLWGQVNPLEEMIKGKGCAVKDVVEGMEYEFRVSAINNSGAGEFSTPSEFVFARDPKKPPGKVIDFKVTDSSYTTLSLSWTKPKDIEGVEDEAKGYYVEIRPAENTEWDRCNSNAITMTTYTVKGMKSMGMYWVRVVATNDGGEGEPQELDNYILAMPPPVRPRFTDAKIKSFMVVRAGNSARFNINFEASPWPEVIWLKDGVPVSKKVTISNAEGTSQLLIPSAERTDTGIYTIIVKNIVGQETISIEIRVTDEPKPPGPVELDENVPGTVTVSWTASPDEKRDDRLHYMVMKRDSNKRTWNTVADRIFNNKFTACNIMPGREYQFRVYAKNDMGSSKPSESPKWLISTKKEKFKVTMPESKPCNLQSPPKFLVPLKMHTAPQGYECYMSCAVKGDPTPSMTWLRNNISLNTNTNYFISNTCGVCSLLILRVGPKDTGEYKIVAENSMGRAECSTKLTVRE